A genomic window from Macaca thibetana thibetana isolate TM-01 chromosome 16, ASM2454274v1, whole genome shotgun sequence includes:
- the FOXN1 gene encoding forkhead box protein N1, translating to MVSLPPPQSDVTLPGPTRLEGERQGDLMQAPGLPGSPAPQSKHAGFSCSSFVPDGPPERTPSLPPHSPRIASPGPEQVQGHCPAGPGPGPFRLSPSDKYPGFGFEEAPASSPGRFLKGSHVPFHPYKRPFHEDVFLEAETTLALNGHSFKTPGPLEAFEEIPVDVAEAEAFLPGFSAEAWCNGLPYPSQEHGPQVLGSEVKVKPPVLESGAGMFCYQPPLQHMYCSSQPPFQQYSPGGGSYPVPYLGSSHYPYQRMAPQASTDGHQPLFPKPIYSYSILIFMALKNSKTGSLPVSEIYNFMTEHFPYFKTAPDGWKNSVRHNLSLNKCFEKVENKSGSSSRKGCLWALNPAKIDKMQEELQKWKRKDPIAVRKSMAKPEELDSLIGDKREKLGSPLLGCPPPGLAGSGPIRPLAPPAGLSPPLHSLHPAPGPIPGKNPLQDLLVGHAPSCYGQTYLHLSPGLAPPGPPQPLFPQPDGHLELRAQPGTPQDSPLPAHTPPSHSAKLLAEPSPARTVHDTLLPDGDLGTDLDAINPSLTDFDFQGNLWEQLKDDSLALDPLVLVTSSPTSSSMQPPQPPPHSFPPGPCLTETGSGAGDLASPGSGGSGALGDLQLTTLYSAFMELEPTPPPASAGPSVYLSPSSKPMALA from the exons AAGCATGCCGGCTTCAGCTGCTCATCATTTGTGCCCGACGGCCCTCCAGAGAGGACACCCTCACTACCCCCACACAGTCCCCGCATTGCATCACCAGGCCCCGAGCAAGTCCAGGGCCACTGCCCagccggccccggccccggccccttCCGGCTCTCGCCCTCAGACAAGTATCCTGGCTTTGGCTTTGAGGAGGCCCCAGCAAGCAGCCCCGGGCGATTCCTCAAGGGCAGCCATGTGCCCTTCCACCCGTACAAGCGGCCTTTCCATGAGGACGTCTTCCTGGAGgccgagaccaccctggccctcAATGGACACTCCTTTAAAACCCCGGGGCCGCTGGAGGCCTTCGAGGAGATCCCAGTGGACGTGGCGGAGGCCGAGGCCTTCCTGCCTGGCTTCTCAGCAGAGGCCTGGTGTAACGGGCTCCCCTACCCCAGCCAGGAGCATGGCCCCCAAGTCCTG GGTTCAGAGGTCAAGGTCAAGCCCCCAGTTCTGGAGAGCGGTGCTGGGATGTTCTGCtaccagcctcccttgcagcatATGTACTGCTCCTCCCAGCCCCCCTTCCAGCAG TACTCGCCAGGTGGCGGCAGCTACCCCGTACCCTACCTGGGCTCCTCACACTATCCGTACCAGCGAATGGCACCCCAGGCCAGCACCGATGGGCACCAGCCTCTCTTCCCAAAACCCATCTATTCCTACAG CATCCTCATCTTCATGGCCCTTAAGAACAGTAAAACTGGAAGCCTTCCCGTCAGCGAGATCTACAATTTTATGACGGAGCACTTTCCTTACTTCAAG ACAGCACCCGATGGCTGGAAGAATTCTGTCCGGCACAACCTATCCCTCAACAAGTGCTTCGAGAAGGTGGAGAACAAATCGGGAAGTTCCTCCCGCAAGGGCTGCCTGTGGGCCCTCAATCCGGCCAAGATCGACAAGATGCAAGAGGAGCTGCAGAAGTGGAAGAGGAAAGATCCCATTGCTGTGCGCAAAAGCATGGCCAAGCCAG AAGAGCTGGACAGCCTCATTGGAGACAAGAGAGAAAAGCTGGGCTCCCCGCTCCTGGGCTGTCCACCCCCTGGGCTGGCAGGCTCAGGCCCCATCCGGCCCCTGGCACCCCCAGCTGGCCTCTCCCCGCCGCTGCACTCACTCCACCCAGCTCCAGGCCCCATTCCTGGCAAGAACCCCCTGCAGGACCTACTTGTGGGGCACGCACCCTCCTGCTATGGGCAGACATACTTGCACCTCTCACCAGGCCTGGCCCCTCCTGGACCCCCGCAGCCATTGTTCCCACAGCCGGACGGGCACCTTGAGCTGCGGGCCCAGCCAGGCACCCCCCAGGACTCGCCTCTGCCTGCCCACACCCCACCCAGTCACAGTGCCAAGCTACTGGCCGAGCCTTCCCCAGCCAGGACTGTGCACGACACCCTGCTGCCAGATGGAGACCTTGGCACTGACCTGGATGCCATCAATCCCTCACTCACTGACTTCGACTTCCAGG GAAACCTGTGGGAACAGTTGAAGGATGACAGCTTGGCCCTCGACCCCCTGGTACTGGTGACCTCATCCCCGACATCATCTTCGATGCAGCCACCCCAGCCACCACCCCACAGCTTCCCCCCTGGGCCCTGTCTGACAGAGACAGGCAGTGGGGCAGGTGACTTGGCATCCCCGGGCAGTGGGGGCTCCGGGGCACTGGGTGACCTGCAACTCACCACCCTCTACTCTGCCTTTATGGAGCTGGAGCCTACGCCCCCTCCGGCCTCTGCAGGCCCCTCTGTGTACCTCAGCCCCAGCTCCAAGCCCATGGCCCTGGCATGA
- the PIGS gene encoding GPI transamidase component PIG-S isoform X2, which yields MVPVTVVFARESVPLDDQEKLPFTVVHEREIPLKYKMKIKCRFQKAYRRALDHEEEALSSGSVQEAEAMLDEPQEQAEGSLTVYVISEHSSLLPQDMMSYIGPKRTAVVRGIMHREAFNIIGRRIVQVAQAMSLTEDVLAAALADHLPEDKWSAEKRRPLKSSLGYEITFSLLNPDPKSHDVHWDIEGAVRRYVQPFLNALSAAGNFSVDSQILYYAMLGVNPRFDSASSSYYLDMHNLPHVINPVESRLGSSAASLYPVLNFLLYVPELAHSPLYIQDKDGAPVATNAFHSPRWGGIMVYNVDSKTYNASVLPVRVKVDMVRVMEVFLAQLRLLFGIAQPQLPPKCLLSGPKSEGLMTWELDRLLWARSVENLATATTTLTSLAQLLGKISNIVIKDDVASEVYRAVAAVQKSAEELASGHLASAFVASQEAVTSSERAFFDPSLLHLLYFPDDQKFAIYIPLFLPMAVPILLSLVKIFLETHKSWKKPEKTD from the exons ATGGTGCCTGTCACTGTCGTGTTTGCGCGGGAGTCAGTGCCCCTGGACGACCAGGAGAAGCTGCCCTTCACCGTTGTGCATGAAAGAGAGATTCCTCTGAAAT acaaaatgaaaatcaaatgccGTTTCCAGAAGGCCTATCGGAGGGCTTTGGACCATGAGGAGGAGGCCCTGTCATCGGGCAGTGTACAAG AGGCAGAAGCCATGTTAGATGAGCCTCAGGAGCAAGCGGAGGGCTCCCTGACTGTGTATGTGATCTCTGAACACTCCTCACTTCTTCCCCAG GACATGATGAGCTACATTGGGCCCAAGAGGACAGCAGTGGTACGGGGGATAATGCACCGGGAGGCCTTTAACATCATTGGCCGCCGCATAGTCCAGGTGGCCCAGGCCATGTCTTTGACTGAGGACGTGCTTGCTGCTGCTCTGGCTGACCACCTTCCAGAGGACAAGTGGAGCGCTGAGAAGAGGCGGCCTCTGAAGTCCAGCTTGG GCTATGAGATCACCTTCAGTTTACTCAACCCAGACCCCAAGTCCCATGACGTCCACTGGGACATTGAGGGAGCTGTGCGGCGCTATGTGCAACCTTTCCTGAATGCCCTCAGTGCCGCTGGCAACTTCTCTGTGGACTCTCAG ATTCTTTACTATGCAATGTTGGGGGTGAACCCCCGCTTTGACTCAGCTTCCTCCAGCTACTATTTGGACATGCACAACCTCCCCCATGTCATCAACCCAGTGGAGTCCCGGCTGG GATCCAGTGCTGCCTCCTTGTACCCTGTGCTCAACTTTCTACTCTACGTGCCTGAGCTTGCACACTCACCGCTGTACATTCAGGACAAGGATGGCGCTCCAGTGGCCACCAATGCCTTCCACAGTCCTCGCTGGGGTGGCATTATG GTATATAATGTCGACTCCAAAACCTATAATGCCTCAGTGCTGCCAGTGAGAGTCAAGGTGGACATGGTGCGAGTGATGGAGGTGTTCCTGGCACAGTTGCG GTTGCTCTTTGGGATTGCTCAGCCCCAGCTGCCTCCAAAATGCCTGCTTTCAGGGCCTAAGAGTGAAGGGCTAATGACCTGGGAGCTAGACCGGCTGCTCTGGGCTCGGTCAGTGGAGAATCTGGCCACAGCCACCACCACCCTCACCTCCCTGGCACAGCTTCTGGGCAAGATCAGCAACATTGTCATTAAGGACGATGTGGCATCTGAG GTATACAGGGCTGTAGCTGCAGTCCAGAAGTCAGCAGAAGAGTTGGCCTCTGGGCACCTGGCATCTGCCTTTGTCGCCAGCCAGGAAGCTGTGACGTCCTCTGAGCGTGCCTTTTTTGACCCGTCACTCCTCCACCTCCTTTATTTCCCTGATGACCAGAAATTTGCCATCTACATCCCACTCTTCCTGCCTATGGCTGTGCCCATCCTCCTGTCCCTGGTCAAGATCTTCCTGGAGACCCACAAGTCCTGGAAAAAGCCTGAGAAGACAGACTGA
- the UNC119 gene encoding protein unc-119 homolog A isoform X1, producing MKVKKGGGGAGTGAEPAPGPSGPSVAPIPEPPVESESGSESEPDAGPGPRPGPLQRKQPIGPEDVLGLQRITGDYLCSPEENIYKIDFVRFKIRDMDSGTVLFEIKKPPASERLPINRRDLDPNAGRFVRYQFTPAFLRLRQVGATVEFTVGDKPVNNFRMIERHYFRNQLLKSFDFHFGFCIPSSKNTCEHIYDFPPLSEELISEMIRHPYETQSDSFYFVDDRLVMHNKADYSYSGTP from the exons ATGAAGGTGAAGAAGGGCGGCGGTGGCGCCGGGACGGGGGCGGAGCCCGCTCCCGGGCCCTCGGGCCCGAGCGTGGCCCCCATACCAGAGCCGCCGGTGGAATCTGAATCTGGGTCCGAGTCGGAGCCGGACgcaggcccagggcccaggccGGGGCCGCTGCAGAGGAAGCAGCCGATCGGGCCGGAGGACGTGCTGGGGCTGCAGCGGATCACGGGTG ACTACCTGTGCTCCCCCGAGGAGAATATCTACAAGATCGACTTCGTCAGGTTTAAGATTCGGGACATGGACTCAGGCACTGTCCTCTTTGAAATCAAGAAGCCCCCAGCCTCAG AGCGGTTGCCCATCAACCGGCGGGACCTGGACCCCAATGCTGGGCGCTTTGTCCGCTACCAGTTCACACCTGCCTTCCTCCGCCTGAGGCAGGTGGGAGCCAC GGTGGAGTTCACAGTGGGAGACAAGCCTGTCAACAACTTCCGCATGATCGAGAGGCACTACTTCCGCAACCAGCTACTCAAAAGCTTCGACTTCCACTTTGGCTTCTGCATCCCCAGCAGCAAGAACACCTGCGAGCACATCTACGACTTCCCCCCTCTCTCCGAGGAGCTGA TCAGCGAGATGATCCGTCACCCGTATGAGACCCAGTCTGACAGCTTCTACTTCGTGGATGACCGGCTGGTGATGCACAATAAAGCAGACTATTCCTACAGCGGGACGCCCTGA
- the PIGS gene encoding GPI transamidase component PIG-S isoform X3, whose translation MKIKCRFQKAYRRALDHEEEALSSGSVQEAEAMLDEPQEQAEGSLTVYVISEHSSLLPQDMMSYIGPKRTAVVRGIMHREAFNIIGRRIVQVAQAMSLTEDVLAAALADHLPEDKWSAEKRRPLKSSLGYEITFSLLNPDPKSHDVHWDIEGAVRRYVQPFLNALSAAGNFSVDSQILYYAMLGVNPRFDSASSSYYLDMHNLPHVINPVESRLGSSAASLYPVLNFLLYVPELAHSPLYIQDKDGAPVATNAFHSPRWGGIMVYNVDSKTYNASVLPVRVKVDMVRVMEVFLAQLRLLFGIAQPQLPPKCLLSGPKSEGLMTWELDRLLWARSVENLATATTTLTSLAQLLGKISNIVIKDDVASEVYRAVAAVQKSAEELASGHLASAFVASQEAVTSSERAFFDPSLLHLLYFPDDQKFAIYIPLFLPMAVPILLSLVKIFLETHKSWKKPEKTD comes from the exons atgaaaatcaaatgccGTTTCCAGAAGGCCTATCGGAGGGCTTTGGACCATGAGGAGGAGGCCCTGTCATCGGGCAGTGTACAAG AGGCAGAAGCCATGTTAGATGAGCCTCAGGAGCAAGCGGAGGGCTCCCTGACTGTGTATGTGATCTCTGAACACTCCTCACTTCTTCCCCAG GACATGATGAGCTACATTGGGCCCAAGAGGACAGCAGTGGTACGGGGGATAATGCACCGGGAGGCCTTTAACATCATTGGCCGCCGCATAGTCCAGGTGGCCCAGGCCATGTCTTTGACTGAGGACGTGCTTGCTGCTGCTCTGGCTGACCACCTTCCAGAGGACAAGTGGAGCGCTGAGAAGAGGCGGCCTCTGAAGTCCAGCTTGG GCTATGAGATCACCTTCAGTTTACTCAACCCAGACCCCAAGTCCCATGACGTCCACTGGGACATTGAGGGAGCTGTGCGGCGCTATGTGCAACCTTTCCTGAATGCCCTCAGTGCCGCTGGCAACTTCTCTGTGGACTCTCAG ATTCTTTACTATGCAATGTTGGGGGTGAACCCCCGCTTTGACTCAGCTTCCTCCAGCTACTATTTGGACATGCACAACCTCCCCCATGTCATCAACCCAGTGGAGTCCCGGCTGG GATCCAGTGCTGCCTCCTTGTACCCTGTGCTCAACTTTCTACTCTACGTGCCTGAGCTTGCACACTCACCGCTGTACATTCAGGACAAGGATGGCGCTCCAGTGGCCACCAATGCCTTCCACAGTCCTCGCTGGGGTGGCATTATG GTATATAATGTCGACTCCAAAACCTATAATGCCTCAGTGCTGCCAGTGAGAGTCAAGGTGGACATGGTGCGAGTGATGGAGGTGTTCCTGGCACAGTTGCG GTTGCTCTTTGGGATTGCTCAGCCCCAGCTGCCTCCAAAATGCCTGCTTTCAGGGCCTAAGAGTGAAGGGCTAATGACCTGGGAGCTAGACCGGCTGCTCTGGGCTCGGTCAGTGGAGAATCTGGCCACAGCCACCACCACCCTCACCTCCCTGGCACAGCTTCTGGGCAAGATCAGCAACATTGTCATTAAGGACGATGTGGCATCTGAG GTATACAGGGCTGTAGCTGCAGTCCAGAAGTCAGCAGAAGAGTTGGCCTCTGGGCACCTGGCATCTGCCTTTGTCGCCAGCCAGGAAGCTGTGACGTCCTCTGAGCGTGCCTTTTTTGACCCGTCACTCCTCCACCTCCTTTATTTCCCTGATGACCAGAAATTTGCCATCTACATCCCACTCTTCCTGCCTATGGCTGTGCCCATCCTCCTGTCCCTGGTCAAGATCTTCCTGGAGACCCACAAGTCCTGGAAAAAGCCTGAGAAGACAGACTGA
- the UNC119 gene encoding protein unc-119 homolog A isoform X3, whose product MDSGTVLFEIKKPPASERLPINRRDLDPNAGRFVRYQFTPAFLRLRQVGATVEFTVGDKPVNNFRMIERHYFRNQLLKSFDFHFGFCIPSSKNTCEHIYDFPPLSEELISEMIRHPYETQSDSFYFVDDRLVMHNKADYSYSGTP is encoded by the exons ATGGACTCAGGCACTGTCCTCTTTGAAATCAAGAAGCCCCCAGCCTCAG AGCGGTTGCCCATCAACCGGCGGGACCTGGACCCCAATGCTGGGCGCTTTGTCCGCTACCAGTTCACACCTGCCTTCCTCCGCCTGAGGCAGGTGGGAGCCAC GGTGGAGTTCACAGTGGGAGACAAGCCTGTCAACAACTTCCGCATGATCGAGAGGCACTACTTCCGCAACCAGCTACTCAAAAGCTTCGACTTCCACTTTGGCTTCTGCATCCCCAGCAGCAAGAACACCTGCGAGCACATCTACGACTTCCCCCCTCTCTCCGAGGAGCTGA TCAGCGAGATGATCCGTCACCCGTATGAGACCCAGTCTGACAGCTTCTACTTCGTGGATGACCGGCTGGTGATGCACAATAAAGCAGACTATTCCTACAGCGGGACGCCCTGA
- the UNC119 gene encoding protein unc-119 homolog A isoform X2: MKVKKGGGGAGTGAEPAPGPSGPSVAPIPEPPVESESGSESEPDAGPGPRPGPLQRKQPIGPEDVLGLQRITGDYLCSPEENIYKIDFVRFKIRDMDSGTVLFEIKKPPASERLPINRRDLDPNAGRFVRYQFTPAFLRLRQVGATVEFTVGDKPVNNFRMIERHYFRNQLLKSFDFHFGFCIPSSKNTCEHIYDFPPLSEELTR; this comes from the exons ATGAAGGTGAAGAAGGGCGGCGGTGGCGCCGGGACGGGGGCGGAGCCCGCTCCCGGGCCCTCGGGCCCGAGCGTGGCCCCCATACCAGAGCCGCCGGTGGAATCTGAATCTGGGTCCGAGTCGGAGCCGGACgcaggcccagggcccaggccGGGGCCGCTGCAGAGGAAGCAGCCGATCGGGCCGGAGGACGTGCTGGGGCTGCAGCGGATCACGGGTG ACTACCTGTGCTCCCCCGAGGAGAATATCTACAAGATCGACTTCGTCAGGTTTAAGATTCGGGACATGGACTCAGGCACTGTCCTCTTTGAAATCAAGAAGCCCCCAGCCTCAG AGCGGTTGCCCATCAACCGGCGGGACCTGGACCCCAATGCTGGGCGCTTTGTCCGCTACCAGTTCACACCTGCCTTCCTCCGCCTGAGGCAGGTGGGAGCCAC GGTGGAGTTCACAGTGGGAGACAAGCCTGTCAACAACTTCCGCATGATCGAGAGGCACTACTTCCGCAACCAGCTACTCAAAAGCTTCGACTTCCACTTTGGCTTCTGCATCCCCAGCAGCAAGAACACCTGCGAGCACATCTACGACTTCCCCCCTCTCTCCGAGGAGCTGA CGAGATGA
- the PIGS gene encoding GPI transamidase component PIG-S isoform X1 has protein sequence MAVAGPAATDLEVVRGKRAALFFAAVAIVLGLPLWWKTTETYRASLPYSQISGLNALQLRLMVPVTVVFARESVPLDDQEKLPFTVVHEREIPLKYKMKIKCRFQKAYRRALDHEEEALSSGSVQEAEAMLDEPQEQAEGSLTVYVISEHSSLLPQDMMSYIGPKRTAVVRGIMHREAFNIIGRRIVQVAQAMSLTEDVLAAALADHLPEDKWSAEKRRPLKSSLGYEITFSLLNPDPKSHDVHWDIEGAVRRYVQPFLNALSAAGNFSVDSQILYYAMLGVNPRFDSASSSYYLDMHNLPHVINPVESRLGSSAASLYPVLNFLLYVPELAHSPLYIQDKDGAPVATNAFHSPRWGGIMVYNVDSKTYNASVLPVRVKVDMVRVMEVFLAQLRLLFGIAQPQLPPKCLLSGPKSEGLMTWELDRLLWARSVENLATATTTLTSLAQLLGKISNIVIKDDVASEVYRAVAAVQKSAEELASGHLASAFVASQEAVTSSERAFFDPSLLHLLYFPDDQKFAIYIPLFLPMAVPILLSLVKIFLETHKSWKKPEKTD, from the exons GCTGCCTCTCTGGTGGAAGACCACGGAGACCTACCGGGCTTCGTTGCCTTACTCCCAGATCAGTGGACTGAATGCCCTGCAG CTCCGCCTCATGGTGCCTGTCACTGTCGTGTTTGCGCGGGAGTCAGTGCCCCTGGACGACCAGGAGAAGCTGCCCTTCACCGTTGTGCATGAAAGAGAGATTCCTCTGAAAT acaaaatgaaaatcaaatgccGTTTCCAGAAGGCCTATCGGAGGGCTTTGGACCATGAGGAGGAGGCCCTGTCATCGGGCAGTGTACAAG AGGCAGAAGCCATGTTAGATGAGCCTCAGGAGCAAGCGGAGGGCTCCCTGACTGTGTATGTGATCTCTGAACACTCCTCACTTCTTCCCCAG GACATGATGAGCTACATTGGGCCCAAGAGGACAGCAGTGGTACGGGGGATAATGCACCGGGAGGCCTTTAACATCATTGGCCGCCGCATAGTCCAGGTGGCCCAGGCCATGTCTTTGACTGAGGACGTGCTTGCTGCTGCTCTGGCTGACCACCTTCCAGAGGACAAGTGGAGCGCTGAGAAGAGGCGGCCTCTGAAGTCCAGCTTGG GCTATGAGATCACCTTCAGTTTACTCAACCCAGACCCCAAGTCCCATGACGTCCACTGGGACATTGAGGGAGCTGTGCGGCGCTATGTGCAACCTTTCCTGAATGCCCTCAGTGCCGCTGGCAACTTCTCTGTGGACTCTCAG ATTCTTTACTATGCAATGTTGGGGGTGAACCCCCGCTTTGACTCAGCTTCCTCCAGCTACTATTTGGACATGCACAACCTCCCCCATGTCATCAACCCAGTGGAGTCCCGGCTGG GATCCAGTGCTGCCTCCTTGTACCCTGTGCTCAACTTTCTACTCTACGTGCCTGAGCTTGCACACTCACCGCTGTACATTCAGGACAAGGATGGCGCTCCAGTGGCCACCAATGCCTTCCACAGTCCTCGCTGGGGTGGCATTATG GTATATAATGTCGACTCCAAAACCTATAATGCCTCAGTGCTGCCAGTGAGAGTCAAGGTGGACATGGTGCGAGTGATGGAGGTGTTCCTGGCACAGTTGCG GTTGCTCTTTGGGATTGCTCAGCCCCAGCTGCCTCCAAAATGCCTGCTTTCAGGGCCTAAGAGTGAAGGGCTAATGACCTGGGAGCTAGACCGGCTGCTCTGGGCTCGGTCAGTGGAGAATCTGGCCACAGCCACCACCACCCTCACCTCCCTGGCACAGCTTCTGGGCAAGATCAGCAACATTGTCATTAAGGACGATGTGGCATCTGAG GTATACAGGGCTGTAGCTGCAGTCCAGAAGTCAGCAGAAGAGTTGGCCTCTGGGCACCTGGCATCTGCCTTTGTCGCCAGCCAGGAAGCTGTGACGTCCTCTGAGCGTGCCTTTTTTGACCCGTCACTCCTCCACCTCCTTTATTTCCCTGATGACCAGAAATTTGCCATCTACATCCCACTCTTCCTGCCTATGGCTGTGCCCATCCTCCTGTCCCTGGTCAAGATCTTCCTGGAGACCCACAAGTCCTGGAAAAAGCCTGAGAAGACAGACTGA